Sequence from the Leptospira dzoumogneensis genome:
TTTTACCGAAAGAAAAAGAACCGTCCGCTTTTTGAATGCTAACATACAGATCCAATTTGCCGTATGAATCAGGCTGCTGGACGGAATAGATCAGTATCCTTCCGGAAGAAGAAAGAGTGGATCCGCCGAATACGGAAGTATTATTTTTCAGATATATATTCGAAAATTCTGGAAAGTTGATCGCCTTAGGATAAGACCAGTTTCCTTTTTCTTTATAACTTTTATATAATGGAACGGTTGCTTTGTTTTGGAGCTGAGTGAGTTTACGAAGATATTCATAAGCGAGTTGTTCCTCCTTTAAACGGAATTCCATCTCGTCTCTTGTGTTCCTCCTCAACTCTTCTCTTTTTTCTTGGAACTCGACTTGTATCTTATGAGAAGCTTCGTCATCACCGAAAGAGCCGAAAACGAATAATTCATTATTACTCGGAAGGACCGCGATCACGGCAGAGTTCAGATCATTATTCAAAGGAGCAGGCATCTCTTTGCCGTCTCTCCAGAAACCTTTGTCGTCCTTCTCCGCAAACCAAATCCTTTGAGTGCCTGATTTACCTTTGCTGGAATACACAGTCCAGAAGATGGATTGCCCGTCGGGAGTCACGGTCGGATTAAAAGCGAAATAACCTCTGTTCACGTAATTCGGGATTCTTTTTAAAGTCCAATCCGCAAGACCCTTGGATTCCGAAAAAGGATAGGTCTCATAACGTATCGGGTCGCAATTTTCTCCCCTCATCTGGCAGAGAACACGAACGGTTTGGTTATGAAGCCTGGAAAGTTCAGGGCTCAGATCGTTGGAAAGCACCTGGATGAAATCGTTTCCCGTACCTAACATTCTGCCGAATTGAAGAAGTTTACCTTCGATAATCCTTTCTTCCGCAAGAAGATCCGAAGAGAAAAGAAGGAAGATAGAAGAAAGAAAAACGGGAAGAAGACGGTTCATATTATATGTTTCGGAGAATAATATCCGAACCGGAAGAGAGGAAAAGAAAAAATTAAAATAAGGAATAGATCAGGCGATCCAACCTGGAAAAAACTTTCGGATCAGAAAAAGACCGACCGATAGAATGCCAAAATTTAAAATAGAAGAAACAAGAATAAAGACAAGCTTGGCCGGCTCTTTGTCCTGAGGCTTGCGGCGACTTGCAGTAAAAGCCGCCCCAATACTCAAAACTAAGCCGGATATAAAGGAAATCTCAGGCAGATCCTTCTTATCATAAATATAGGCGCTCCAATATTCCGAAACCACCAGCATAATACAAAGAACGATCAAAAATACGAAACTTTTAATGAAACCTAAAACATAAAAAGAAGTCGGATTTTTATTCATAAGCCTGTAATTCTAATTTGGAGTTATAGTTTTTCGGTGATCGACTCGGCAAATTTAGCTTCTTCCGGTTTGCATTCTGTGAAGAATAAAGGAAGGCCTAAAAAAGCAGGTGGTGTCGGAACTTGACACTGCGCGTATACACTCCACTCTTTTGCGTAAGGAATAAGAGATGCAGCATAAAGTCCATATACGAATTCTACACATTGATTAATGGAATCTTCGGTATAGTATTTTCCTTCACTAATAGAGGATCTTAAATAAGGATTGATGAAAAGAAAGTTCATCACGGTGATATCGACTCCGGAAACGTTTCCGATCGTTCCCCCGCTTGTGCGATCCGAATAACCGTGAGATGAGCAATCGACGGGTTCATTCGGGATGTTCGTTGAAAATGCGATATTCTGAAGCGCCTTTTGGATCTTTTTTTGAGAGTCTCCGCCGGAAATTGTCCCGGATCCTCCGGAATAGTTACAGTTGATTATTAAAGAAAGGAAAAACAAAATACAAGAGAGGTAACTTAATAAATTCCGCATAATATATCCTATAATTTCAGCTAACGCTGAAATGTCATATTCTTTATGAAGTTATCCCTTGCTCCGAAAGCTCGGACACCGATTTTTAACAATTTTATTAATATGTAAAAGTATAAGCCCAGTAAATCAGAAGCAACTGCAGCGGAAGTCTCAAAAGTAGAGCCCAGGTAGGAGGATCTTTTCTGGTCCTGGATTGGAAATGATACACGTTAGCCGGAAACACAGCAATCAGAAGAAATACCACTCCCCATGCAGCCAATACTTTGGTTTGAGGAAAAAAAAGCCCAAGCCCCAAGGCGATCTCTGCGATACCGCTGAGTTGGACCATAAGTTTATGATAAGGGATCCAAGGAGGCATGATCCTCATATAAAACTTAGGGATCACAAAATGAAGAATACCGGCGATCGTATAGATTGTCGCCATGATCCAGAGACTGATAGATTTAGCGTCTAGGTTTTCCATGGAAAACCATGATAAGACAACTATGGCGACAAGGTCTGCCTTTTTTCTCTGTTTTTATTACGAAACCTTTTCTGTCTGGAATGAGATGACTTGTTGGCGATTTTGAGGAAGGTGAGATATTTTTCTCTGGTGACGAAGGGGCGATTTCTTTCTCGCTGATCGGTGCGAGGTCCGGGAAATTTCAGCATAGGCTTTACTCCTTGCCGGTAAATTTGCCAGTCATTATAGTAAAGGCGAAGAAAGTACAAGCGAAAAAAAAGGATCTTCAAAAAAATTCCGAAACAATTTATTATAAAAGTTCGGGCGCGTCCCTTGCGGTGCAAGGGTCGGTCTTTTACGGACTCGCGGAGTCCCGCTCGGTCCTTCGGACCGGCTTCGCCGTCCTGCAAAGACCTCGCGCGTTAGTTAAAAAGAAAATTAAGGAATAGGGAGCCCTAATTCTTTTTTGATTAATTCATATACCTGGGCATGAGTCGAATGATGGATCTTCTTGCTCTGGCAGCTTGTTATCAAAAATTCCTTCACTTTCGTCTTATCGTTAGGGTAACGACCGGCAACATAGTTGATCTCATGCTCTTGTCCGCAATTGAATAATTCATGATCTGAAGGCATTTTACTCACCTCATAATGTGTTTAAAACGTCATGACTTTTGAACATTTAAAACGAACGGTCAATAAGATTTCGAGCGGATATAGATTGAATATTCTTTATTTTTAAGAAACTGCATAACGTTTTAAATCAATTCTAAGTTGGGAGTCGGCCTTTTCTACGAATTAAATATTTATATTCCGAAATATCTTAGTTCAAAATCATCCGGTTCAAATGCCTCCACTTTAGGGATTAAGAATATAGAGTCTGAGTCACAAGGGAGGATAAGTAAGGAAGTATATAAATGTTCAATGTCTTTTTTTCTATAATAGACGGAGCTTGAACAGGCTCCATTGCAGCCTAGATAGTTTGTGT
This genomic interval carries:
- a CDS encoding OmpA family protein encodes the protein MNRLLPVFLSSIFLLFSSDLLAEERIIEGKLLQFGRMLGTGNDFIQVLSNDLSPELSRLHNQTVRVLCQMRGENCDPIRYETYPFSESKGLADWTLKRIPNYVNRGYFAFNPTVTPDGQSIFWTVYSSKGKSGTQRIWFAEKDDKGFWRDGKEMPAPLNNDLNSAVIAVLPSNNELFVFGSFGDDEASHKIQVEFQEKREELRRNTRDEMEFRLKEEQLAYEYLRKLTQLQNKATVPLYKSYKEKGNWSYPKAINFPEFSNIYLKNNTSVFGGSTLSSSGRILIYSVQQPDSYGKLDLYVSIQKADGSFSFGKNLGEVVNTTSEETAPFLAGDDRTLYFCSDGHKGLSVYVTKRIGEGWDNWTKPVEVSSNLKGVNFFSIPVNSDWAYVSKEGQLYMAYLPRDFRPNPVVVINGKVLDEEGNPLGAEIHYESLTRFEKRGSAKSDSKTGSFSLVLPYGEKYGFYAEKPGHLSVSRNIDLTESKQEDAKLDVEFRLPALAVGRQILLNNLFFETNKFEISKDSEPELDRLANFLKSNPKLKISVEGHTDNVGKKERNLELSENRAKAVADYLISRHGIDSERVRTQGFGDSQPISSNDNASDRQRNRRVVLQIVD
- a CDS encoding TIGR04452 family lipoprotein gives rise to the protein MRNLLSYLSCILFFLSLIINCNYSGGSGTISGGDSQKKIQKALQNIAFSTNIPNEPVDCSSHGYSDRTSGGTIGNVSGVDITVMNFLFINPYLRSSISEGKYYTEDSINQCVEFVYGLYAASLIPYAKEWSVYAQCQVPTPPAFLGLPLFFTECKPEEAKFAESITEKL
- a CDS encoding DoxX family protein; this encodes MENLDAKSISLWIMATIYTIAGILHFVIPKFYMRIMPPWIPYHKLMVQLSGIAEIALGLGLFFPQTKVLAAWGVVFLLIAVFPANVYHFQSRTRKDPPTWALLLRLPLQLLLIYWAYTFTY